The DNA sequence GCATGCCAAATTAATTCCACTCGCCCATTTGGATTATGCCGTCTAAAAATTTTGGGTAGACTTACATCAACTGTCGTCAAAGGAACATGAACGATGAGcgatctaaagaaacaaCTCGAATGATTATtgaaaaaccaaaaaaaagTTTACATTTTCAAACATTCGACTAAGTTTTCTGTACCCTGTGCTCCCCCCACtacaattaattgattgtcttttgttgTACATGCACCATGTCTGCATCGTCGCTTAATCATTGATGGCAAAGGAAGCCAATCCCCAGACAATTCATCATACATTTCAACACGATTGCTGCAACCCcattctttctctcctcctGTTGCGACGACTTTCCCATTCCATGATGACAATTGACACCATAGCTTTGTAGTTGGCTTGATATCAATCCACTCTTGTTTCACTATTGAAAAGCATTCAACTGAATTCCCCGCATCGAACCCTCCTCCAACAAACATTGTGTCATCAATAACTGCCAATGCACACGAAGACCGTtcattcttcattttctttattggttTCCATTCTCCcttattaatatcaaaacaatcaactcgATCACTCCAAAACCCTCCAACAAGATAAATGTTCCCATTGTGTCCAATTGCCGATCTGCATTTAAGTTGATATTCATGTGGTATTTTAGTTATTAATTCTAAAACtctcgtttcacttttccattcataaaTTCTCGAACATCGACCCCTGTCATTGATATCCATGACATATCCTTTTCCTTCACATCCAAAGACACTCCCTATGCAATGAATCTCCGGGAGATGATGATTCTTTCCCTCCCACGCTCCCTTCTCCAACTGAAAAATTCTATCTATGTAACCGACATGTAGCGttccattgatttcagccacacGTCCATATGGCCAACAATCAATTAACATGTTTGTCATGTTTGTCTCCCATTTGAGATTAGGACTTCCCATCAAAGGTCCAATCTAAATGTATCCAATTAAAAACCctaaaatcgatttctttagaCACGTCCACCTTAGTTCTTAAACCAACGTTCGTCACTTTCTctttgttcttctcttctctctccttcttTAATTCTCTTTCCAATTCTTTGATCTTTTGTTCACTTTTCAACGAAGGCTCCGTACGTTCTTCGTGTTCATTTTCCTCAATCATTTGTGCGACGTGTTCCTGTCCTTTGGTTTTTCTCAAAATATTCATAAATCGGTCAAACGAATGGGGGCCTCTTTTAGGCAAAATGGAAACAAGAAGTGTACCCGACCTTTTCTGGTCATCGATAGAATCAAGAGAGAGCCTCTCATATTCTTGAGCAGTGATGAGTTCGTTGGAGAGAAGACGACTGAGGAAAGTGAGAGGCATGAGAATTTCAATCAGATCGTGTAGAATCGAATGCACACGCGTTTTCCATCTCTGATCCATTTCAAAGAGGGCGGAAGAGCACacaaagcgacgtcaaagcgaGATAAACAAAAGTGGGGACTTCGGGGGACTtcaaagatgacgtcaacagaATTTGCGACTGCGCCAACTCTTCGtagaaagaagagatcgcaactttttcgtcgtcctAAGAAGTCGAATCTGTTCTAGAAGGCTCCTTTATAGGTTTTTGGTTTTAGTTTTCGTGGCTAGATGTTCCTGTCAGTGTTCACGTTTATTCGCGTTTCCTCTGCTCGAGCTCGATTGCAACGTGAATTTCGATTTATTTAGTCTTGGCAGATGCGTTTGCCGTTGCTCCTATGGCTCCATTATGACCGAAAAGTGTCTGTGAAGCCAAATctggtaaataaataatattattcACGTAACTTTGTGTGCCAATTGTGAAGTACAGTATGTTTGGATACGGAAATGCCGTCGAGAGAACAATGCAGAGATCTTCTCGTAAGCTAACTAAATTGCATATggatatatatatgtatatccATGTAGATTGCTATCTACTTGGAACATTGAGACTGacattgaattattttatttaatcaaaTACTACGTGTAGAAGAAGATGTGGGATTGTGACGTACCGCGTATGGTGTGTTGCCTAACAAAAAGGAGATCATTGGAAAGTGTTCTGTATGCTTTCTCCACTTCCTTCATCAACAATCAAACTAAAGAGAGTTCCTCTCTTCTCAAAGGCAACACGTCAATACTGACTACACGTGACGCCTACAGAATCAACTAAATCCCTGGCCCTAGATGAATTCCTCAATTCCTGAATCATGGTAATTGCCCTGCGTCTTTTCGTTGTCTCCCTGCCTCTTTGGCCTATCATCAAATCATTAATTTGCGAATCCCATCAACTACTCTCCTTTACTTTCAAatgatttcttcttccgctCGTGAGTCGACTACGTCCACGTGACCATCCCCTGAATACTTCAATCATGGAAATTCCCATATTG is a window from the Oscarella lobularis chromosome 10, ooOscLobu1.1, whole genome shotgun sequence genome containing:
- the LOC136191704 gene encoding uncharacterized protein, whose translation is MDQRWKTRVHSILHDLIEILMPLTFLSRLLSNELITAQEYERLSLDSIDDQKRSGTLLVSILPKRGPHSFDRFMNILRKTKGQEHVAQMIEENEHEERTEPSLKSEQKIKELERELKKEREEKNKEKVTNVGLRTKIGPLMGSPNLKWETNMTNMLIDCWPYGRVAEINGTLHVGYIDRIFQLEKGAWEGKNHHLPEIHCIGSVFGCEGKGYVMDINDRGRCSRIYEWKSETRVLELITKIPHEYQLKCRSAIGHNGNIYLVGGFWSDRVDCFDINKGEWKPIKKMKNERSSCALAVIDDTMFVGGGFDAGNSVECFSIVKQEWIDIKPTTKLWCQLSSWNGKVVATGGEKEWGCSNRVEMYDELSGDWLPLPSMIKRRCRHGACTTKDNQLIVVGGAQGTENLVECLKISLIVHVPLTTVDVSLPKIFRRHNPNGRVELIWHAAVQNYDKIVFVFTCYSLIRELLHFNFLVASPFQAWFPGWFVIVLLSFSRVRFVFLSHVDARLPIRSDKSR